In Trichocoleus desertorum NBK24, the following are encoded in one genomic region:
- a CDS encoding ISAzo13 family transposase: MIAADVVEQIRFKYEAFAPYLNEQTRRIWAAIEARSLGHGGVSALSKATGLSRNTITSGQRTLEATEETIVTGSIRKPGGGRKRVEERDETLIKRLDDLVEPTTRGDPTSALRWTCKSVNKLAQELQRQGHQVSAKTVYTLLKSMDYSLQSNRKTREGKDHPDRDAQFEHIATTVEQFQQLHRPVISIDTKNKELVGNFHHPGREWEPKGEPVEVNVHDFADKTLGKAIPYGIYDLALNQGWVSVGIDHDTAEFAVESIRHWWLDMGQLLYPRSKHLLITADCGGSNGYRNRLWKLKLQEFADEMGLTVHLCHFPPGTSKWNKIEHRLFCHITQNWRGRPLTSLQVIINLIGSTTTEQGLEVHAQLDEKRYKTGIKVTDEEFNAIAIRRKRFHGDWNYQISPRKAA, encoded by the coding sequence ATGATCGCAGCGGATGTTGTTGAACAAATTCGCTTCAAGTACGAGGCATTTGCTCCTTATTTGAATGAGCAAACACGACGCATCTGGGCAGCAATTGAAGCACGAAGTTTGGGGCATGGTGGTGTGAGTGCACTATCAAAGGCAACAGGACTGAGCCGCAATACGATTACATCGGGACAAAGAACTCTAGAAGCGACTGAGGAAACGATTGTCACAGGTTCGATTCGTAAACCAGGAGGAGGACGTAAGCGAGTCGAAGAGCGCGATGAGACATTAATCAAGCGTCTCGATGACCTGGTTGAACCGACGACTCGAGGAGACCCGACTTCGGCACTGCGATGGACCTGTAAAAGTGTGAACAAATTAGCACAGGAACTTCAAAGACAGGGACATCAAGTCAGCGCTAAGACCGTTTATACCCTGCTCAAGTCAATGGACTACAGCTTGCAAAGCAATCGCAAAACTCGCGAAGGCAAAGATCATCCCGACCGTGATGCCCAGTTTGAGCACATCGCAACCACGGTTGAGCAGTTTCAACAGTTGCATCGCCCTGTGATTTCAATCGATACCAAGAACAAGGAACTGGTGGGCAATTTCCATCATCCTGGGCGAGAGTGGGAACCAAAGGGAGAGCCTGTGGAGGTCAATGTCCATGACTTTGCTGACAAGACATTGGGCAAAGCAATTCCCTATGGCATCTATGACTTGGCTTTGAACCAGGGTTGGGTGAGCGTCGGCATTGACCATGACACGGCTGAATTTGCCGTTGAGTCCATTCGTCACTGGTGGTTAGACATGGGGCAACTGCTTTATCCGCGTAGTAAGCATTTATTAATCACGGCAGACTGTGGGGGCAGCAATGGCTACCGCAATCGCTTGTGGAAGTTGAAACTCCAAGAGTTCGCTGATGAGATGGGTTTAACGGTTCACCTGTGCCATTTCCCACCAGGTACGAGCAAATGGAACAAGATTGAGCATCGACTGTTCTGCCATATCACGCAAAACTGGCGAGGTAGACCTTTAACGAGTTTGCAAGTCATCATCAACCTGATTGGAAGCACTACGACAGAGCAAGGCTTAGAAGTTCATGCTCAACTCGATGAAAAGCGATACAAAACGGGCATTAAAGTAACGGATGAAGAGTTTAACGCGATTGCGATTCGGCGCAAACGGTTTCATGGAGATTGGAACTATCAAATCAGCCCCAGAAAAGCTGCTTAA
- a CDS encoding carbonic anhydrase codes for MKQMSQWTGRRELLKLFGVGGVGLVAATAASFKYAEPAYADQPTPGTQSFDAVSPEAALQKLLDGNQRFVQQKRQYPHETSKDLQAVATSQHPFATLLTCADSRVPGEIIFDQGIGDLFDVRVAGNVVTPEVLGSLEYAAALLGTRLIMVVGHERCGAVTAAIQGEALPGHIGTFVKAIKPAIATIKTKSADVAQQIDQAVTANVQYQVEQLKQNSSVLAQLVLERKLKIVGGRYDLDTGAITLVT; via the coding sequence ATGAAACAAATGAGTCAGTGGACGGGTCGCAGAGAGTTATTGAAGTTATTTGGAGTCGGCGGAGTTGGCTTGGTCGCAGCGACCGCCGCTAGCTTTAAATACGCTGAACCTGCTTATGCCGATCAGCCAACACCTGGCACTCAAAGTTTTGATGCGGTGAGTCCAGAGGCTGCATTACAAAAACTATTGGATGGCAATCAGCGATTTGTACAGCAAAAACGGCAGTACCCGCATGAAACATCCAAAGATTTACAGGCAGTCGCAACATCACAGCACCCTTTTGCAACTTTACTGACTTGTGCCGACTCACGAGTGCCCGGAGAAATTATTTTTGATCAAGGCATTGGCGATTTATTTGATGTGCGGGTCGCTGGCAATGTCGTGACGCCTGAAGTCTTGGGCAGCCTGGAATATGCGGCGGCTCTCTTAGGGACTCGTCTGATTATGGTAGTCGGGCACGAACGCTGCGGTGCTGTGACGGCGGCGATTCAAGGAGAAGCGCTTCCAGGCCATATTGGTACGTTTGTCAAAGCGATTAAACCTGCGATCGCCACCATCAAAACTAAGTCGGCTGATGTCGCTCAGCAGATTGATCAGGCCGTAACGGCGAATGTGCAATATCAAGTAGAGCAGTTAAAGCAAAATTCTAGTGTGTTGGCGCAACTGGTTTTAGAGCGCAAGTTAAAGATTGTCGGAGGGCGCTATGACCTCGATACAGGAGCTATCACTCTTGTCACTTAG
- a CDS encoding P-II family nitrogen regulator, with amino-acid sequence MHVVKKIEIFSDSVELAKIISGLERGGVSSYTVIRNVAGKGVRGSVFDDSAVTMLDNAYVIAFCSPEILKSVVEIVRPILNKFGGSCFISDVMEIGSMKCVSSL; translated from the coding sequence ATGCATGTGGTAAAGAAAATTGAAATTTTTTCGGACTCTGTAGAGTTAGCCAAAATTATCAGTGGTTTAGAACGAGGCGGTGTTTCTAGCTATACGGTAATTCGGAATGTGGCAGGCAAAGGAGTGCGAGGCAGCGTGTTTGATGATTCTGCCGTGACAATGCTAGACAACGCTTATGTCATCGCCTTCTGCTCACCTGAAATTCTTAAATCTGTTGTGGAAATTGTGCGCCCCATTCTAAATAAGTTTGGGGGATCTTGCTTTATTTCCGATGTCATGGAGATTGGCTCGATGAAATGTGTGTCTTCTCTATAG
- a CDS encoding sodium-dependent bicarbonate transport family permease → MDVSLIMSNILNPPVLFFFLGMTAVFVKSDLEIPPPIPKLFSLYLLFAIGFKGGVELAKSGLNQEVFLTMLVAIVMACLVPIYTFFILKIRLDAYNAAAIAATYGSISAVTFITASSFLQQLGIDFDGYMVAALALMESPAIIVGLILVNLFTQEQNERDFSWPEVLREAFLNGSVFLLVGSLIIGFLTGEHGWKVLSPFTQDMFYGVLTFFLLDMGLVAAKRIKDLEKTGPFLISFAILIPIVNAGIGLLIAKLIGMPPGNALLFSVLCASASYIAVPAAMRLTVPEANPSLYISTALAVTFPFNIIFGIPLYLYGIDLLWR, encoded by the coding sequence ATGGACGTAAGCCTGATTATGTCTAACATCTTGAATCCACCAGTGCTGTTTTTCTTTTTGGGGATGACAGCGGTTTTTGTGAAATCAGACTTGGAGATTCCTCCACCGATTCCGAAGCTGTTTTCACTGTACTTGCTATTTGCTATCGGCTTTAAAGGAGGAGTAGAGCTTGCCAAAAGTGGCTTGAATCAGGAAGTATTCCTGACGATGCTGGTAGCAATCGTGATGGCGTGCTTAGTGCCTATCTACACGTTCTTTATCCTGAAGATCAGGCTTGATGCCTATAATGCTGCCGCGATCGCTGCGACTTATGGCTCAATTAGTGCCGTCACCTTTATTACAGCTAGCTCTTTCCTACAACAGTTGGGCATTGACTTCGATGGCTACATGGTCGCAGCCCTAGCCTTAATGGAGTCTCCAGCGATTATTGTGGGATTGATCTTGGTCAATCTCTTTACTCAAGAGCAAAACGAGCGTGATTTTTCCTGGCCTGAAGTTTTGCGAGAAGCATTTCTGAATGGTTCGGTTTTTCTGCTAGTTGGTAGCCTCATTATTGGCTTTTTAACAGGAGAGCATGGCTGGAAAGTTCTATCTCCCTTTACACAAGATATGTTTTATGGCGTCCTTACCTTCTTCTTGCTAGATATGGGTTTAGTCGCCGCTAAAAGAATTAAAGATTTGGAGAAAACTGGCCCATTTCTGATCTCATTTGCCATACTGATCCCAATAGTCAATGCAGGAATTGGGCTGCTGATTGCCAAGCTGATTGGAATGCCTCCAGGAAACGCCCTCTTGTTTTCTGTGTTGTGCGCCAGTGCCTCCTACATCGCTGTGCCAGCCGCCATGAGGTTAACGGTTCCAGAAGCTAATCCGAGTTTGTATATCTCTACGGCTTTGGCTGTGACATTCCCCTTTAACATCATCTTCGGCATTCCTTTGTATCTGTACGGGATTGATTTGCTATGGAGATAA
- a CDS encoding serpin family protein gives MKTATDQLIAASNRFGFKLFAELIKQQPNQNIFISPLSISIALSMLYNGAVGQTQAEMAIALGIQNMSVQEVNQANAQLIKLLEKLTDVQVAIANSLWAKPNLQFRADFLQRVQEFYQAEVSHLDFSSPDAAATINQWASDKTCGKIQQIVQRLSPATILVLLNAIYFKGAWTDCFDPDQTEPALFTLLDGSEKQVLMMRQLNEYCCYQGKDFAAVSVPFGDKRLSLDVFLPPSLADVNSFYQSLGLGTAAKWLSQFPSKSMPQRLINLVIPKFQLTYEAKPELKQALINLGMKQAFEQTANFSQLCSGSAAISQITHKTFFEVNEAGAEAAAVTAIEMERGIPPTLTIDRPFFCAIRDQQTGAILFMGIVVDPVAVE, from the coding sequence ATGAAAACCGCGACTGATCAATTGATCGCAGCCAGTAATCGATTCGGTTTCAAGCTTTTTGCGGAATTAATCAAGCAACAGCCGAACCAAAATATTTTTATTTCTCCCCTCAGCATTTCGATCGCGCTTTCTATGCTCTACAACGGGGCTGTGGGTCAAACCCAAGCAGAAATGGCGATCGCGTTGGGCATTCAAAACATGAGTGTGCAGGAGGTGAATCAAGCTAATGCTCAGTTGATTAAGCTGCTAGAAAAATTAACTGATGTGCAAGTGGCGATCGCTAACTCGCTCTGGGCCAAACCAAATTTGCAATTTCGAGCTGACTTTTTGCAGCGAGTGCAAGAGTTCTATCAAGCAGAAGTTAGTCACCTAGACTTTAGTAGCCCTGATGCAGCAGCAACCATTAATCAATGGGCGAGTGATAAAACCTGTGGCAAGATTCAGCAAATTGTGCAGCGACTTAGCCCAGCTACAATTCTAGTTCTGCTCAACGCCATCTACTTCAAAGGTGCTTGGACTGATTGTTTTGATCCAGACCAGACCGAACCAGCCCTATTCACGCTTCTAGATGGCAGCGAGAAGCAAGTTTTAATGATGAGGCAACTGAATGAATACTGCTGTTATCAAGGTAAAGATTTTGCAGCCGTCAGCGTGCCATTTGGAGATAAACGCCTCAGTCTTGATGTCTTTTTGCCTCCGTCTCTAGCTGATGTGAATAGTTTTTATCAAAGCTTGGGGTTAGGAACTGCTGCCAAATGGCTCAGTCAGTTTCCGTCAAAGTCCATGCCCCAACGTCTGATCAACCTTGTGATACCTAAATTTCAACTAACGTATGAAGCCAAACCCGAACTGAAGCAAGCACTCATAAACTTGGGCATGAAGCAAGCATTTGAGCAAACAGCTAATTTTTCACAACTTTGCTCTGGTAGTGCAGCTATTAGCCAAATTACTCACAAAACTTTTTTTGAGGTCAACGAAGCAGGGGCGGAAGCAGCAGCTGTAACTGCCATTGAAATGGAAAGAGGAATACCCCCAACCTTAACCATCGATCGCCCGTTCTTCTGTGCAATTCGAGATCAGCAGACTGGAGCCATTTTGTTTATGGGCATCGTTGTAGACCCAGTAGCGGTGGAATAG
- a CDS encoding pentapeptide repeat-containing protein: MVRINELNRCYRVLGLKPGASLDEINQAYKDLARLWHPDRVPQDDSERQHEAHEKLKEINEARDLLRSCHAKIGAKRSQTTSKSTTSKSSASKSTPPTPPPAPPPPPKATPPKATYHPPRAAYQPPTAPQPPKPAAAQPPKPAAYPLHPYLQSSYYAVYQTQTSPSPEPKSPPSQPQAADYPAYPTQTPTPQVPKYQTPQVPQYQGPDLSGSDFQGADLKEKDYANRNLSNANLSHANLSDAFLHNVNLNRANLYRANLYRANLLQANLSYADLREANLIGADFSGANLSGADLSGARVGMNNRLMIKLTGANLSGTIMPDGSIHS; the protein is encoded by the coding sequence ATGGTACGGATCAACGAGCTCAATCGATGTTATAGGGTTCTGGGATTAAAACCAGGCGCATCTCTAGATGAAATCAACCAAGCTTACAAAGACTTGGCTAGATTGTGGCATCCCGATCGCGTGCCTCAAGATGACTCTGAACGGCAGCACGAAGCCCACGAAAAACTGAAAGAAATTAATGAGGCGCGAGACCTGCTACGGTCTTGCCACGCCAAAATCGGAGCCAAACGCAGCCAAACCACTAGCAAAAGTACCACCAGCAAAAGTAGCGCTAGCAAAAGCACTCCTCCCACTCCACCACCTGCCCCACCCCCACCGCCAAAAGCTACTCCCCCTAAGGCTACTTATCACCCCCCCAGAGCCGCTTACCAACCCCCTACTGCTCCTCAACCCCCTAAACCCGCTGCTGCTCAGCCCCCTAAGCCTGCTGCTTACCCTCTGCACCCTTACTTGCAATCGTCCTACTACGCGGTTTACCAGACCCAAACTTCTCCCTCACCAGAACCTAAATCTCCCCCGTCTCAGCCCCAAGCGGCTGACTATCCTGCCTACCCAACCCAAACACCCACACCTCAAGTTCCCAAATATCAAACGCCTCAGGTTCCCCAATACCAAGGGCCTGACCTGAGCGGCAGCGACTTCCAAGGTGCAGATCTCAAAGAAAAAGACTACGCCAATCGCAACTTAAGCAACGCCAATCTGAGTCATGCCAATCTCAGCGATGCTTTTCTCCATAACGTCAATCTCAATCGCGCCAACCTGTACCGCGCCAACCTGTACCGCGCCAACTTGCTACAGGCCAATCTGAGCTACGCCGACCTGAGAGAAGCCAATTTAATTGGAGCCGATTTTAGTGGCGCTAACCTGAGCGGTGCCGACCTCAGTGGTGCCCGTGTTGGGATGAACAATCGCTTGATGATTAAGCTAACTGGAGCTAATTTATCGGGGACTATTATGCCCGATGGCTCTATCCACTCATAG